In one window of Equus asinus isolate D_3611 breed Donkey chromosome 16, EquAss-T2T_v2, whole genome shotgun sequence DNA:
- the IFI44 gene encoding LOW QUALITY PROTEIN: interferon-induced protein 44 (The sequence of the model RefSeq protein was modified relative to this genomic sequence to represent the inferred CDS: substituted 1 base at 1 genomic stop codon), translated as MAVTTCLTWMQEKILQNHFGGKFNLLYKASVHKFSLEHLLQVCSNQGPTVTVIYSKDHVTGAFMQEGYQEGKTSFITLFALQETKILECKMKLCVPSMLFVTWTGCHRQKKYEFGIDLTGRKLHISANTSKELGLLQCESISFEECEVFRCEDILNKRKMEEVTELRESLWSSMRTYKPYGDLVHQIXIVLLGPIGAGKSSFVNSVKSVFQGRVVHQALVGSDTTGISQKYRTYSIKDEKDGNSLPFILCDSLGLGEEEEGLCMDDIPQILKGHVSDRYQFNPMKPITPGHDNYVDSPLLKDRIHCAAFVFNVNCIEYLSDEMVAKIRRVRRKLIECGLVHLVLLTHVDSMDLITKDDLIDIYRCPPVKSQLEAVHKALGFPLSDILLVSNYTSEWELDPLKDNLILFALRHMLGAADDFLEDLPLEETREMLLAV; from the exons ATGGCAGTGACAACTTGTTTGACATGGATGCAAGAGAAGATTCTGCAAAATCATTTTGGAGGAAAGTTTAACCTTCTCTATAAAGCTAGTGTCCATAAATTTTCCCTTGAACATTTGCTCCAGGTATGCAGTAATCAAGGACCTACTGTGACAGTGATTTATAGTAAAGATCATGTTACTGGGGCATTTATGCAGGAGGGTTACCAGGAAGGAAAGACAAGTTTCATTACCCTTTTTGCCTTACAAGAGACTAAAATTCTGGAATGTAAAATGAAACTCTGTGTACCGTCTATGTTGTTTGTTACATGGACTGGATGTCACCGGCAAAAGAAGTATGAATTTGGCATTGATCTAACGGGAAGAAAGTTGCATATAAGTGCAAATACAAGTAAAGAACTTGGATTACTTCAATGTGAAAGTATCTCCTTTGAGGAATGTGAAGTTTTTCGATGTGAAG ATATATTGAACAAAAGGAAGATGGAAGAGGTCACTGA GCTCAGGGAGAGTTTATGGTCTTCCATGAGAACTTATAAGCCGTATGGAGACCTGGTTCACCAAATATGAATTGTTTTGTTGGGTCCGATTGGAGCTGGGAAGTCTAGCTTTGTCAACTCAGTGAAGTCTGTTTTCCAAGGCCGTGTAGTGCACCAGGCTTTGGTGGGCTCTGATACAACCGGGATATCTCAGAAG tACAGGACGTATTCCATTAAGGATGAGAAGGATGGCAACTCCTTGCCGTTTATTCTCTGTGATTCCCTGGGGCTGGGTGAGGAAGAAGAAGGGCTTTGCATGGATGACATACCCCAGATCTTAAAAGGCCATGTTTCTGACAGATACCAG TTTAACCCCATGAAACCAATCACACCAGGTCATGATAACTATGTTGACTCCCCATTGCTGAAAGACAGAATTCATTGTGCAGCATTTGTGTTCAATGTCAACTGTATTGAATACCTCTCTGATGAGATGGTGGCAAAGATCAGAAGAGTTCGAAGGAAGCTGATAGAGTGTG GTTTGGTACATTTGGTTTTGCTCACTCATGTGGATAGCATGGATCTGATTACAAAAGATGACCTTATAGACATATACAGATGTCCGCCTGTGAAGTCCCAG CTGGAGGCCGTTCACAAAGCACTTGGATTTCCTCTTTCTGACATTTTGCTGGTTAGTAATTATACTTCTGAGTGGGAGCTGGACCCTCTAAAGGACAATCTGATCCTCTTTGCACTGAGACATATGCTGGGGGCAGCAGATGACTTCCTGGAGGATTTGCCTCTTGAAGAAACAAGGGAGATGCTTTTGGCGGTGTAG